One Lycium barbarum isolate Lr01 chromosome 5, ASM1917538v2, whole genome shotgun sequence genomic window carries:
- the LOC132640003 gene encoding putative F-box/FBD/LRR-repeat protein At3g23955 isoform X1: protein MEKVRSFEVVLPLLALGGVALWINYYYRKRPTISGGQQEAAEVDDAKEDYFSQLPDDVLFSILANLTVSEAARTTILSTKWKYIFYLGVERLDLSFSRFVSYPISYPIKDFSKFFKFSVKTLSQASSLKQLILSNCIVLSSPNIRFNSLTTLVLNGVLLASGHLEGILSSCSNLKQLIIENCRLPYKLRLTSTVTSIVIWDCDGVKEIDLHAADLHTLEFTMNNYNNVRFLFSFVPMLENVILFPRGLASLSYIFGDFARNLPAQVKSLTVKCFPRKSNYFPTETKMFRNLRTLSLILMIMDGSFEFEMVKLSPILGACPLLQYLSFVVSRHWRAKDERGSRRAPLSRTCHTELKQVTFNGFAGTESEMEFVLYIMRSAIVLEQMFLSPRYKYSRFVPREDSIASLDQRKRNSIKQKLHGQAISRKAVVIIQ from the exons ATGGAAAAAGTTCGTTCTTTTGAAGTGGTTTTGCCATTGCTGGCGCTGGGAGGAGTGGCCCTTTGGATAAATTATTACTACAGGAAAAGACCAACAATAAGTGGAGGCCAGCAAGAGGCAGCAGAG GTTGATGATGCAAAGGAGGATTATTTTAGTCAGCTACCAGATGATGTTTTGTTTTCCATTCTTGCAAATCTGACAGTATCTGAGGCTGCTAGGACGACCATTTTATCTACGAAGTGGAAATATATATTTTACCTAGGTGTTGAAAGATTAGACCTCTCATTTTCTCGCTTTGTTTCTTACCCCATTTCTTACCCCATAAAAGACTTCAGCAAGTTCTTTAAATTTTCTGTTAAGACTCTCTCTCAAGCATCCTCATTGAAACAATTGATTTTGTCCAATTGCATTGTGCTATCAAGTCCCAACATCCGTTTTAATTCCCTCACGACCCTTGTTTTGAATGGTGTTCTGTTAGCAAGCGGACATCTAGAGGGTATTCTGTCCTCATGTTCGAACCTTAAGCAGTTAATTATTGAGAATTGTAGACTTCCTTATAAGCTACGACTCACTAGTACAGTAACAAGTATtgttatttgggattgtgacggAGTGAAAGAGATTGATCTTCATGCTGCAGATCTTCATACGCTTGAGTTTACTATGAATAATTACAACAACGTAAGATTCTTATTCTCATTTGTTCCCATGCTGGAAAATGTAATCCTTTTTCCTAGGGGACTCGCTTCACTTTCATACATATTTGGTGATTTTGCAAGAAATTTACCTGCTCAAGTTAAATCTTTAACCGTCAAATGTTTTCCTCGTAAG TCGAACTACTTCCCAACAGAGACGAAGATGTTCAGAAACCTTAGGACATTAAGCTTGATACTTATGATCATGGATGGCTCTTTTGAGTTTGAGATGGTCAAACTATCCCCAATCTTGGGTGCTTGTCCTCTTCTTCAATATTTGAGTTTCGTG GTATCAAGACATTGGAGAGCAAAGGATGAAAGAGGAAGTAGAAGGGCTCCTTTATCTCGTACATGTCACACTGAACTAAAACAAGTAACATTCAATGGATTTGCTGGAACAGAATCAGAGATGGAATTTGTTCTTTATATTATGAGAAGTGCAATAGTACTTGAGCAAATGTTTCTCAGCCCCCGGTACAAGTATTCTCGTTTTGTGCCACGGGAAGATTCGATTGCTTCACTTGATCAAAGAAAACGCAACTCAATCAAACAAAAACTACATGGACAAGCTATCTCGAGGAAAGCTGTGGTGATCATCCAATAG
- the LOC132640003 gene encoding putative F-box protein At3g58860 isoform X2 — translation MEKVRSFEVVLPLLALGGVALWINYYYRKRPTISGGQQEAAEVDDAKEDYFSQLPDDVLFSILANLTVSEAARTTILSTKWKYIFYLGVERLDLSFSRFVSYPISYPIKDFSKFFKFSVKTLSQASSLKQLILSNCIVLSSPNIRFNSLTTLVLNGVLLASGHLEGILSSCSNLKQLIIENCRLPYKLRLTSTVTSIVIWDCDGVKEIDLHAADLHTLEFTMNNYNNSNYFPTETKMFRNLRTLSLILMIMDGSFEFEMVKLSPILGACPLLQYLSFVVSRHWRAKDERGSRRAPLSRTCHTELKQVTFNGFAGTESEMEFVLYIMRSAIVLEQMFLSPRYKYSRFVPREDSIASLDQRKRNSIKQKLHGQAISRKAVVIIQ, via the exons ATGGAAAAAGTTCGTTCTTTTGAAGTGGTTTTGCCATTGCTGGCGCTGGGAGGAGTGGCCCTTTGGATAAATTATTACTACAGGAAAAGACCAACAATAAGTGGAGGCCAGCAAGAGGCAGCAGAG GTTGATGATGCAAAGGAGGATTATTTTAGTCAGCTACCAGATGATGTTTTGTTTTCCATTCTTGCAAATCTGACAGTATCTGAGGCTGCTAGGACGACCATTTTATCTACGAAGTGGAAATATATATTTTACCTAGGTGTTGAAAGATTAGACCTCTCATTTTCTCGCTTTGTTTCTTACCCCATTTCTTACCCCATAAAAGACTTCAGCAAGTTCTTTAAATTTTCTGTTAAGACTCTCTCTCAAGCATCCTCATTGAAACAATTGATTTTGTCCAATTGCATTGTGCTATCAAGTCCCAACATCCGTTTTAATTCCCTCACGACCCTTGTTTTGAATGGTGTTCTGTTAGCAAGCGGACATCTAGAGGGTATTCTGTCCTCATGTTCGAACCTTAAGCAGTTAATTATTGAGAATTGTAGACTTCCTTATAAGCTACGACTCACTAGTACAGTAACAAGTATtgttatttgggattgtgacggAGTGAAAGAGATTGATCTTCATGCTGCAGATCTTCATACGCTTGAGTTTACTATGAATAATTACAACAAC TCGAACTACTTCCCAACAGAGACGAAGATGTTCAGAAACCTTAGGACATTAAGCTTGATACTTATGATCATGGATGGCTCTTTTGAGTTTGAGATGGTCAAACTATCCCCAATCTTGGGTGCTTGTCCTCTTCTTCAATATTTGAGTTTCGTG GTATCAAGACATTGGAGAGCAAAGGATGAAAGAGGAAGTAGAAGGGCTCCTTTATCTCGTACATGTCACACTGAACTAAAACAAGTAACATTCAATGGATTTGCTGGAACAGAATCAGAGATGGAATTTGTTCTTTATATTATGAGAAGTGCAATAGTACTTGAGCAAATGTTTCTCAGCCCCCGGTACAAGTATTCTCGTTTTGTGCCACGGGAAGATTCGATTGCTTCACTTGATCAAAGAAAACGCAACTCAATCAAACAAAAACTACATGGACAAGCTATCTCGAGGAAAGCTGTGGTGATCATCCAATAG